Below is a window of Anabas testudineus chromosome 10, fAnaTes1.2, whole genome shotgun sequence DNA.
ATGAGAAAAAACAGGTTTAATATTTGCCACAGGTTAAGAATTTATTTCTGGTCGTCTGTCTTGAGCAATGTATGATCATCAAGAGCCTCCAGCTGAAACCGATCCTCTAAGAAAGAAGACAGTGAATCGCAGGAGTTAACTCTGAGGCACAATTCACTGATCTGAAGCAAGCTGAAAAGGTGGCGTTCCACTCATTTCTGTTAATCTGCCTTAGCCTGAAAACACATCGTAATAATGTTCTGAAAAAATCCCACTGTAACACCTCAACATTATATTATTCATCATTCATagaggaaaacataaaacagcccctggtttcttttcagctctGTAGCCAGACTGCGTCACAGATCTGTGGAGTCTAGTATCCCCTCAACTCTCAGTGACTCACTGACTTCATGAAATTCTTTAGAAATAACACTGTAACTACTACagtgtcaaaaacaaaagactgatcTTCAAGTccaacagctctagattcatttgtaagacgACAGTCTTGCTTCTTTCCCGTAGATGATGCTGAACTCATTTCAACAAAgaattcatctaaaccatcaacatgtctctaCCTTCAATCAGCACGTCCTTAttttcagatcagatcagttttACTAACGGGCCTCGTATCACAAGCTGTTAAAGTTATTGTAGTCTGTAGCTTTAGCAAATTAAAGACCATAATTCAATCTGACTTCCAATTTCTAAAACCCTCTAAATCAATTCTTTGACCACCTGCACATGAATAAACTGTATGCAGAGTTCTCTAGATGACACAGCACTGGGCTCAAGAACTACTGTGAGGAACCTTcaccaggatatctccttcaaGGAAAAGAAATCTCCACAGCAGAATTCTTTCATCTGAGGGAGCTCAGGAGCATCCTGtatcaaagtgatgctgaaaaactagtccatgcatttgttacttctagactggagtattgtaattcactattaataggaaGTCCCAATAGGcccttaaaaagcctccagttaatccaaaatgctgcagccagagttctggcTGGGATTAGatagagagatcatatttctcctacttTAGCTCTCGATTGgcttcctgtaaaatccagaatagaattaAAAGTCCTCCTCTTTATCTACAAAGCACTTGATGCTCCATCTATCTAGACCACCTCCCTTAATGCCCTGAGCTCCCCTCTCTTCTCCTATGCGCCtccatttcatgtcattgtGTCTTCTCTTCTCCGGCCTCGGAGCTGCATGTTTCCAACGTACAGTTAATGGCCCGACCAaccagcttgttgttgttgttctgttctctctctatTTTCCATTCATCCCCCCAACGGGTCGCTGATAACCACCCACCCCGAGCCTGGGTCTGGTgaagtttttcttcttctctgtcgCCTAGTGCTGTTCAGTGGGGATTTGTCGGCTTTctacataattacatttttataggATTTTCAAATAATTCTATAAGGTCTCAACTTTACCTTCAGATGATTTGGCAATGAACTGAATCACAGCTGTTAACATGGTTGAAGTTTGATTCAATATATCAATGTTTTCACTCTAGGTCTctttaaataataacaacaataataataataaggagatacttattattatatatattaaatctCTTGTATCGTCTTAAACTTGCACGTCCCCGTATTAGGTAggtaaaataacagaaacaataacccaatgaagaaatcaaaaagtaaagaaaagaaaaggtatgtgaaccctgaAATGTTCCGATCATCTTCTAAGTGAAGAGTAACTACAGATATAACGTGCCTAAAACCCTATGtgaattttagtccattcttcaggcagaactgctttagcaGAGTGTGTGGTAGTGTTAAggtcgttccatagcatctctattgagTTGAGCTTCATTCGTGTTGTCCTGCTATAGACACTCTGCAGGctcaatgttttacgtacttATAAACACatatgttagccagttccagtgatccttttaaatctttggctgtcactgtgggttgtttctttaggggcttcacatactttttccactcgcactatGAGAGTTTAAtggtttttctcaataaagacatgaaagaattttgttgtgttattattttaggcactttatatttgttaatacttttgacttagatgaagatcaaatcacattttatgacaaattaatgcagaaaatcaaaaGATTCTAAAAAGGTTCCTATACTTATTCTTGCCATTGTAACTCACACATGAATGAGTGTGAATAACTAAAACTCAAAAAATCAGTAGGTTGACAGAACAGTCTAATGTTCACAACCTGCAGCCACAGTCTGAACCTGAGATCAGTCTAAAGTTCATTTATCCTCAGATACAATAAATGTTTGTGGAAAATATGTTCAgcatacacataaaaaaaggcTGCATGGCAACAGAATATATGAAAATCTGaacaaacatttagaaatatgtCTCTAGTGGTTCTAATAGACACTAAACACTCATTTAAAGACCTGTTATTGTtgaatttaaaacctttttagaGTTCTTAGGAATTTATTAAGACTTTTTAAGGCCTAAAATACAGACCTGTTgaattttagactttttaagGACATGCAGAAACCCTGTTATAGGTTCCACCTCTACGataaacctgcacacacactctcgcaACAGTGCATTCACAAGCTAATGAACAGCACATCAACACACAGGGACACTCAAACACCTTCCCACACGCCCTTGAAGACTGTCCTCTCTATTAAAGGTTTGTTGGACACCTGTCACCAGACtgtgaaatgtctttttaaagcaagaaaaaaacaaaactgaaaaagctggagaaccaaaaataaatgatataaaGGCAAATGGGAAACTTTTTGTCAACTACAATACCTGTAATTCTTCATCTGTGAGGTTTTCACCCAGCTCCTTGGCAACTCTCTTGAGATTTTTGAATGAGATTTTTCCTGTGCAGTCATCATCAAACAGTCGGAAAGCcttcattatttcttctttagAGTCCTTTTCACTCTATTAACAATAAACCAAGACATGACAAACACATAATTACTTGCTAGATATTTGCATGGATACTATTTAACTGAGAGAAGATTCATTTACAAATGTCCTACATTATGAATTGTATTTTAGGAGCAATTTTTGCAAATTTCTAAAAAATCAAAGCTCCATCAAATTGCATGGAAAGTCTCTGTACACTTCCAACGTCATGCGTCTTCACAGATGTTCTGTGAGGGATGCCCCTAACCACACTTTGGAGTACCACAGCTAACTCTGACATACATAACACTCACCATTTTCAGAGTCATCATACTGAGAAAGTCACTGAAGTCGATTGTTCCAGAGCCCTCTTTATCAATGTCTGCAATCATCTTcttgatttcttctttctttggtTCAAACCCAAGAGCCCTCATTGCAACCTGTGGCACAAGTACACAACAAGTCAGAGCCTGCTGCAGCTCTAATGTAAGATTATTTGTTCCTTATAACCTAACGTTGTACTTCACTAGGTTTGATGCATGGTGCATTAAATCAGGAACTGACCTTTAACTCCTTCACGTCTATGGTTCCACTACCATCTGTATCAAAGAGATCAAAAGCCTCCTTGATTTCTTGCTTTTGCTCCTCTGTTAGTTCGATTTTGGGACCTGGCTTCTTTCTTTGGCTAGCCGAGGGAGCTGGTTTCCTGTAACTTGaagcctgaaaaacaaacattaaaagttgGTTACTACTTCAAACATAGTACTTAGAGTTAAAATGAAGCACAAATAACTAACAGGTGATTTGTTTCAACGTCTTCGTCAACTATCATGCTAACTTAGCTTAGCTTCCATTGTGTTGATCGAGAGTAAAGATACGTTTTTAGGCTTAAATAAACAGGCTTTCACAGCAGATCTCGAAATTCTTTATAACGCCAATTCAGCGGCCAGTTCTTGCTAAAGGTTTGTTGAAGACATACCATTTAATTGAACAATTCCACAAGTGAAGCTTCAATGG
It encodes the following:
- the cetn4 gene encoding caltractin, which translates into the protein MASSYRKPAPSASQRKKPGPKIELTEEQKQEIKEAFDLFDTDGSGTIDVKELKVAMRALGFEPKKEEIKKMIADIDKEGSGTIDFSDFLSMMTLKMSEKDSKEEIMKAFRLFDDDCTGKISFKNLKRVAKELGENLTDEELQEMIDEADRDGDGEVNEQEFLRIMKKTNLY